A genome region from Penaeus monodon isolate SGIC_2016 chromosome 14, NSTDA_Pmon_1, whole genome shotgun sequence includes the following:
- the LOC119581277 gene encoding LOW QUALITY PROTEIN: transcription factor Sp5-like (The sequence of the model RefSeq protein was modified relative to this genomic sequence to represent the inferred CDS: inserted 1 base in 1 codon), with product MYPVSSVGGPHLSHWMGSGGLSSFHSYQQPSLPLTPSPEAQRGYFANVSPSXYSGVSALPYHSIQQCYSQHSYTNGVTPPMLSPPPEKPVTPPKEVQTRPWWSTSGSTTPTSHIPHSFHHQFYPQYANPSVPPAGQATPPLLQSLPNSVAQDPVLSHPSAIASALLNAQSSVSVRRCRRCRCPNCQNAPRDGTGAKKREHVCHIPGCGKVYGKTSHLKAHLRSHAGEKPFACQWIFCSKAFTRSDELQRHLRTHTGEKRFECIECGKRFMRSDHLNKHVKTHENRRARAASAALAESDDVDVELCDDAVEECAEELLSVTLPDSPVSEAELQEADIDVDDLLESSYLCGKDNHLSQYGYLQNFQI from the exons ATGTATCCCGTCAGCTCCGTAGGAGGACCACATTTATCTCACTGGATGGGCAGTGGTGGCCTGAGCAGCTTCCATTCGTACCAGCAGCCAAGTTTACCATTAACGCCATCACCTGAAGCTCAGAGAGGATATTTCGCTAATGTATCGCCTA CCTACAGCGGAGTCAGTGCTTTGCCTTACCATTCCATTCAACAGTGCTACAGCCAACACAGTTACACCAATGGCGTCACGCCCCCAATGCTATCTCCACCTCCTGAGAAGCCTGTTACGCCGCCGAAGGAAGTGCAGACGCGCCCCTGGTGGAGTACAAGTGGTTCCACGACACCAACGTCACATATCCCCCATAGCTTCCACCATCAGTTTTATCCTCAGTATGCCAATCCCAGTGTACCACCAGCAGGCCAAGCAACTCCACCACTTCTTCAGTCTCTCCCGAATTCCGTCGCACAAGATCCTGTTTTAAGTCATCCTAGTGCCATCGCCTCTGCTCTCCTCAACGCACAGTCATCCGTCAGTGTTCGGCGTTGTCGACGATGCCGTTGCCCCAACTGCCAGAATGCCCCACGAGACGGTACAGGCGCCAAGAAGAGGGAACACGTTTGCCATATTCCCGGATGTGGCAAAGTGTACGGCAAAACGTCCCACCTCAAGGCTCACCTTCGGTCACATGCCGGAGAGAAACCCTTCGCGTGCCAATGGATCTTCTGCAGCAAGGCTTTCACACGTTCAGACGAACTCCAGCGACACCTGAGAACGCATACGGGCGAAAAACGTTTTGAGTGCATCGAATGCGGAAAACGTTTCATGCGCTCTGACCATCTCAATAAACACGTCAAGACTCACGAGAACCGACGCGCCCGTGCTGCTTCCGCCGCCCTTGCTGAGAGTGATGACGTCGATGTAGAACTCTGTGATGACGCAGTTGAAGAATGTGCTGAGGAACTTCTCTCTGTCACATTGCCAGATTCTCCCGTATCTGAAGCAGAACTGCAAGAAGCTGATATTGACGTCGACGATTTGCTAGAGAGCTCTTACCTATGTGGGAAGGATAATCACTTGTCGCAATATGGCTATCTTCAAAACTTCCAGATCTAA